One window of the Pseudomonas knackmussii B13 genome contains the following:
- a CDS encoding Rrf2 family transcriptional regulator — protein MRNDTRLSRMLHVLIHMARHDQPATSDTIAQMLGTNPVVVRRTMALLKDKGYVRSEKGHRGGWTLAKPLADMTLLDIHQALGSSSLFAIGLSTDHPQCLVEQAVNAALTDAFDAAQALLLNRLGSITLEQLASDFERRYQGL, from the coding sequence ATGAGAAATGACACGCGTCTGTCCCGCATGCTGCACGTATTGATCCATATGGCTCGCCATGATCAGCCCGCCACGTCCGATACCATTGCGCAGATGCTCGGTACCAACCCGGTGGTGGTCCGGCGGACCATGGCGCTGCTCAAGGACAAGGGTTATGTGCGCTCAGAAAAGGGGCACCGGGGAGGGTGGACGCTGGCGAAACCGCTGGCGGATATGACCCTGCTGGATATTCATCAGGCCTTGGGCTCGTCTTCGCTCTTCGCCATCGGTTTGTCGACCGACCATCCACAATGCCTGGTCGAACAAGCGGTGAACGCAGCGCTGACAGACGCGTTTGACGCGGCACAGGCGTTGCTTCTAAACCGCTTGGGAAGCATCACACTTGAACAGTTAGCCAGTGATTTCGAGCGGCGCTATCAGGGTCTTTGA
- a CDS encoding succinate dehydrogenase iron-sulfur subunit, with protein MDVQLYRYHPEQARQPWMQSLSLPEEFRARMVLDALEFLHEADPTLVYRRSCREGVCGSDGMNINGKNRLSCITSVAEALDKTSTLIIRPLPGMPVIRDLVVDQSLFFRQYQSIKPWLINQEPAPAIERLQSPEERSRLDGLYECILCACCSSQCPSWWWNPQKYVGPAGLLQAWRFIIDSRDQATVERLEQLEDPFSLFRCRSIGNCSWVCPKGLNPMWAIGNIRRELLKKST; from the coding sequence ATTGACGTCCAACTCTATCGCTACCACCCGGAGCAGGCACGGCAGCCCTGGATGCAGTCATTGTCGTTGCCCGAGGAGTTCCGTGCACGAATGGTGCTGGATGCACTGGAGTTCCTACACGAAGCAGATCCGACGCTGGTCTACCGGCGCTCCTGCCGGGAGGGTGTTTGCGGCTCGGATGGCATGAATATCAATGGCAAGAACAGGCTGTCCTGCATCACGTCGGTAGCGGAGGCGCTAGACAAGACCAGCACACTGATCATCAGGCCTCTGCCCGGCATGCCGGTCATCCGTGACCTTGTGGTCGACCAGAGCCTTTTCTTTCGGCAATACCAGAGCATCAAGCCCTGGCTGATCAACCAAGAGCCAGCGCCAGCCATTGAGCGTCTCCAATCCCCCGAGGAGCGTTCCAGGCTCGACGGCCTGTATGAGTGCATCCTCTGCGCCTGCTGTTCCTCGCAATGTCCGTCCTGGTGGTGGAATCCGCAGAAGTACGTCGGTCCCGCCGGGCTGCTACAGGCCTGGCGCTTCATCATCGACAGCCGTGATCAGGCCACAGTGGAGCGGCTCGAGCAGCTGGAAGACCCATTTAGCCTGTTCCGTTGCCGCAGCATCGGCAACTGCTCATGGGTCTGCCCCAAGGGACTTAA